The Salvia hispanica cultivar TCC Black 2014 unplaced genomic scaffold, UniMelb_Shisp_WGS_1.0 HiC_scaffold_469, whole genome shotgun sequence genome includes the window CAATCCTTACACTTCAGCTATAAAACGATGGCTCAGCGTTTTCCCCAGTCACCCCAAAAACCCTCAACACTTAGCCCCAACCGCCCCAAGATCACATTTATATAAAAGTTTTTGAATCGAACCCCAATTAACATGATGTAAACTGAATGTGAATGATATTATCTGCTATTTAGCAATGTGAATGTGAATAATATTTTCTGCTTTTGCAATGTGAAAATcctattttcaaatttaaaaacgTGAATAATCCATTTTTGATGTTTAttaccaaacaaaaattacacttTTTTAAACCCAAATttaaagtataatttaattataaagtttCTTCTACCGAAAGCTAATTAGATCATACAACATTTTTTCGCATCAAAGTTCGAGTCATGGAGAAATTTTAGAAGAATtgtatattttccttttaaggAAAAGTTGCAAGTAAATGTCATCTCTGTATTAGTTTCAACTTTCGTCGATTTGTAgcatacataaaaaaatattaatagtagACATTATTAATACCcaaccaatgttttaaaaatgggATTGGTGAACAAGGGGGCCCTTTGTTCACGGTTCAATCCCAAACCCggttaataaattttgtttactattttaaataaaaatatattaaatttacatatgacaaatttgtattttaaaaaaacgttaaccttatatataattagttgtaagtaaaaatattagaatttcataaataataaaatttttgataaataaaattaaatttataaatgattaGTTATCagtcaatattaaaaaatattaaaaaatcataattataaactCCTATATTGTAAAGTGATTGtaaaagtataattaaaatataagaaatataaatttaaaatgaattattagtttggtggaaaaaaaatttatttaaatataataataattaactttacaatattttaaaataataataggagTGAAGTGGAAAAGgagttgatattatgtgttcaAGTCCaagcaaaattcaaaatcggtttattttccataaatagcagaaattttgaaacaatattttaaaaaatgataaaaaaaactcaaaaatcgGTTTATTTTCCATGAATAGCAGAGtatgagaaaatgaagaagaaataatatatctTCTAAATTAAGCCCATTTAAATCGTCCATTCCTCAGTAAACGgctgtgaattatttgtttttgtcaaTTTCTCCCAATCTGGAGATCTGCAGTTTTGAGATGGTTATCCGGAATCGAAAAATCAATGCTTGTGCAGCTGGGAGATTCAACAACCCAATTGATCGATACCAATCTTTATCAATCAAAGAATGCCTCTCCAAACCCTCCCAATATTTCTTCGCATCTAAACAATTGAGCTTCCTTCTTAAAAATGCCTACTCTAAGTTCCCAAAAATCTTCAATCGCTCATTTTTCAGGATACAATTTTCGCTTTCCGCCTTCTCCCGAGTAACCCTTTAAATATGGGGGGAATAGATTTTGTGATATTTAGGTTTATGAATTgtgcatttttttgttttatttggattatttattgattgaaaaTCCAGGATGCAGACGCAGTCAGCAATTTCAGCTGCTAATTCTCTTCTGCAAAGTGCGGAATTTGCTTTGCCGAGGCAAAAGAGAGCATTGGCTGTCACGGAACACAAGCATGCAGTTGTTGCAAGTAAGAGAAAATCCAAGACAAATAAAGAAGAAGGTGCTTTTTCACTTTACTTCGACTTATTTGGGATAAATGCTTTGTTGCTGTTTGCACTGTATTGTAAATTGTGATCTTGTTTTTGGTgtggaaattaattttttttggttaatgaTTTTAAAAGAATGATCTAGGGTTGTGAATTAATTACTTCAATCTTTAGGTTGAACTGATCGATGTATGTGTAGATACACTGTTGAGTTTGATCCATTGATCCCTCTCTAGGCATTAGAATGCAGTAATCGTGTGCACTTCGAGCTGAAAGgcataaattcatttatttgatcCTAAGGCCTCCTCACTTGATGCACTAGCTTAGTTTTGGCCTTCTCGTAAAATATTAACCTGTGATTTGTTTCACGTATTTGGCCAAGAGAAGAGTTAACCTTTAATGTAGCTACTGTGCAACATTCTTGATTGTAGCGTTACGGTATAATGGGCATCAACTATCAGTCCTTTGTTTGTATGGTTTTCCGTTTTCCAGATTGTATTTGAGTTGTCTCCTTGTGTTCCAGTTATAGATCAGCTTCCTCAGGATGTTCTTGTACACATATTTGGCTTTTAGATGTGAAATCTCTACTTTCTGCTTCTGCAGTCTGCCGGTACTTCCTTT containing:
- the LOC125199339 gene encoding LOW QUALITY PROTEIN: F-box protein At5g52880-like (The sequence of the model RefSeq protein was modified relative to this genomic sequence to represent the inferred CDS: inserted 1 base in 1 codon), which codes for MQTQSAISAANSLLQSAEFALPRQKRALAVTEHKHAVVASKRKSKTNKEEDQLPQDVLVHIFGFXDVKSLLSASAVCRSWNGAAGDNCLWKLLYDTYFSNCENIVKNKGLETVGT